A genomic stretch from Empedobacter stercoris includes:
- a CDS encoding ferritin, giving the protein MNTTRISKNLQNALNKQITLEAFSAQIYLMLACWADDNRLDGIKSFMMKHSQEERVHMAKIIEYIQERGGSVKIEAIQKPGPEPKNVLQCFEAVLKQEIENTESIYKIVKMCMDEEDWATWNFLQWLVMEQREEEKLALDLLDKAKLAGGANMSDAAKFDFNKTIGQTGQEFPVADNINPLTE; this is encoded by the coding sequence ATGAATACAACTAGAATTTCAAAAAATTTACAAAATGCTTTAAATAAACAAATTACACTTGAAGCTTTTTCTGCTCAAATTTACTTGATGCTTGCTTGTTGGGCAGATGATAACCGATTAGATGGTATTAAAAGTTTTATGATGAAACATTCGCAAGAGGAACGTGTTCATATGGCAAAAATTATAGAATATATACAAGAACGAGGTGGTAGTGTAAAAATTGAAGCCATACAAAAACCTGGTCCTGAACCAAAAAATGTTTTACAATGTTTTGAAGCAGTTTTGAAACAAGAAATTGAAAACACTGAATCTATTTACAAAATTGTAAAAATGTGTATGGATGAGGAAGATTGGGCTACTTGGAATTTTTTACAATGGTTAGTAATGGAACAACGTGAAGAAGAAAAATTAGCTTTAGACTTGCTAGATAAAGCTAAATTAGCTGGTGGTGCTAATATGTCTGATGCTGCAAAATTTGATTTTAATAAGACTATTGGTCAAACAGGACAGGAATTTCCTGTTGCAGATAATATTAATCCTCTAACTGAGTAA
- a CDS encoding type II toxin-antitoxin system Phd/YefM family antitoxin, whose translation MLIASVSDFRKDLKSYLDRVSKNFETLIINRGKDSGIVVMSLEEYNSLMATNYELSSRINESRLDSAIEKLKSNQSFEKELIEE comes from the coding sequence ATGTTAATAGCAAGTGTTTCAGATTTTAGAAAAGATTTAAAATCTTATTTAGATAGAGTTTCAAAAAATTTTGAAACTTTAATTATCAACAGAGGAAAAGATTCTGGTATTGTTGTAATGTCTCTTGAAGAATACAATTCATTAATGGCGACAAACTATGAATTATCTTCTCGTATCAATGAATCAAGACTTGATTCAGCCATTGAAAAATTAAAAAGTAATCAATCTTTCGAAAAAGAATTAATCGAAGAATAA
- a CDS encoding Txe/YoeB family addiction module toxin, with translation MKYIFVDESWEDYLFWQKTDKKKVKRINDLLKDISRTPFTGIGKPEPLKHKYSGFWSRRIDDEHRLIYKYEDGQILIAKCRFHYD, from the coding sequence ATGAAATACATATTCGTAGATGAATCTTGGGAAGATTATTTGTTTTGGCAAAAAACAGACAAAAAAAAAGTCAAACGAATCAATGATCTATTAAAAGACATCTCTAGAACACCTTTTACAGGAATAGGGAAGCCAGAGCCTTTAAAACATAAGTATTCGGGGTTTTGGTCACGAAGAATAGATGATGAACATCGTTTAATATATAAATATGAAGACGGACAAATACTTATTGCTAAATGCCGTTTTCATTATGATTAA